The following are from one region of the Bradyrhizobium sediminis genome:
- a CDS encoding type IV secretory system conjugative DNA transfer family protein, with the protein MERQPPIIARSSTGGGIALSPEERERHVYIVGKSGSGKSTALFNLAMHDICSGEGVAVLDPHGDLAQAILDALPPSRTNDVCYLNVADTDFPVGFNPLAGVPPERHALAAAGIVSTFKHLWSDSWGPRLEYFLFQGISALLAGPRPVLTDLSRVFVDQEFRDRLVRKVTDPIVARFWQQEFPSYDQRLLAEATAPILNKVGQFTASPPVRNILGQYAPKFDLAYAMDHHRILIANLAKGQIGEQAANLLGSLFISHLQLTAMARSQIPEQERVPFYCHIDEVQSFATDALASLLSESRKFKTRFCLVGQYTEQLSPTVRASVLGNVGTLMAFRVSAADAEVLAPEFHPLPAPELVDQPPFRAWLRRLEDNNRVAFIEPRLFLPLNRKELTVAQSRRNFGRSLRAHNQRRPK; encoded by the coding sequence ATGGAGCGCCAACCCCCAATCATCGCCAGATCGTCGACCGGCGGCGGCATTGCTCTCTCGCCCGAAGAGCGCGAGCGGCATGTATACATTGTCGGGAAGTCCGGCTCGGGCAAAAGCACTGCGCTGTTTAACCTAGCAATGCACGACATCTGTTCGGGCGAAGGTGTCGCCGTGCTCGACCCCCACGGCGACCTGGCTCAAGCAATATTGGATGCTTTGCCCCCGAGCCGGACAAACGATGTCTGTTACCTAAATGTGGCTGACACCGACTTTCCGGTTGGATTTAATCCGCTCGCGGGCGTACCGCCAGAGCGGCACGCGCTCGCCGCCGCCGGCATCGTTTCAACATTCAAACACTTGTGGAGCGACAGCTGGGGACCGCGGCTCGAATATTTTCTATTTCAGGGCATTTCCGCATTGCTCGCCGGCCCCCGGCCGGTGCTGACCGACCTATCGCGCGTATTTGTTGACCAGGAGTTTCGCGACCGACTCGTCCGGAAAGTCACGGACCCCATCGTCGCCCGGTTCTGGCAGCAGGAATTTCCAAGCTACGATCAACGGCTTTTAGCCGAGGCAACAGCGCCGATTTTGAACAAGGTTGGACAGTTTACCGCCTCCCCTCCCGTGCGAAATATCCTGGGGCAATACGCTCCGAAATTTGACCTCGCCTACGCGATGGACCATCACCGAATACTCATTGCCAACCTGGCCAAAGGACAAATTGGTGAGCAGGCTGCCAACCTTCTCGGGTCACTCTTCATCTCTCATTTGCAGCTAACCGCTATGGCCCGCTCCCAGATACCCGAGCAAGAGCGTGTTCCCTTTTACTGCCACATCGATGAGGTCCAATCGTTCGCGACCGATGCGCTCGCCTCCCTCCTCTCAGAGTCTCGCAAATTCAAAACCAGATTCTGCCTCGTCGGCCAATACACCGAGCAGCTCTCCCCCACGGTGCGTGCGTCAGTGCTTGGCAACGTTGGCACGCTCATGGCGTTCCGCGTCTCTGCGGCGGACGCCGAGGTGCTGGCACCCGAATTTCATCCACTGCCGGCACCAGAACTCGTTGACCAACCACCATTCCGGGCTTGGCTGCGTCGCTTGGAAGACAACAACCGGGTCGCGTTTATCGAGCCGCGGCTATTTCTTCCGCTCAACCGAAAAGAGCTAACGGTCGCTCAAAGCCGCAGAAATTTCGGCCGCTCTCTCAGAGCCCACAATCAACGTCGGCCGAAGTGA
- a CDS encoding type II toxin-antitoxin system RelE/ParE family toxin, with amino-acid sequence MRVRYSEQALADIDAIAGYYGRVASPEIAGVVEARLRLAIRRISLAPDIAPKLVDRDFWAAAVPGLPYRIFYRSHGMELQVIHIRHTSRRPF; translated from the coding sequence ATGAGGGTTAGGTACTCCGAGCAGGCCCTCGCCGACATTGACGCAATCGCAGGCTATTACGGCAGAGTAGCCTCTCCAGAAATCGCTGGCGTCGTCGAAGCCCGCTTACGCCTCGCCATTCGACGGATTTCACTCGCTCCAGATATCGCACCGAAGCTAGTTGATCGTGACTTCTGGGCCGCAGCGGTGCCCGGGCTGCCGTACCGAATTTTCTACCGATCGCACGGGATGGAGCTGCAGGTGATCCACATTCGCCACACGTCGCGTCGACCGTTTTGA